The following are encoded in a window of Rhizobium sp. 11515TR genomic DNA:
- the hisC gene encoding histidinol-phosphate transaminase, translating into MSMEMSKPVPRPGILDIAAYVPGKEHAPGVARVFKLSSNETPLGASPKAIEAFRGAAGNLERYPDGQAKELRQAIADVHGLNVANILCGAGSDELLGLLCHTYLGTGDEGIITEHGFLVYKIQIMAAGATPVTVKEKDCTVDVDAILAAVTEKTKMVFIANPANPTGTYVPVSEIRRLQASLPKHVILILDAAYAEYVRRNDYEAGLELVSANQNVVMTRTFSKVYGLAALRIGWMYAPVDIVDAINRVRAPFNLNGAAIAAGAAAIRDHAFTERAVAHNTLWIEKMTAALEALGLRVTPSVANFVLIHFPDSDGKRASEADDFLTSRGYILRAVRAYGFPNSLRLSIGTEEANLGVIDALAEFMGRKA; encoded by the coding sequence ATGAGCATGGAAATGAGCAAGCCCGTCCCGCGTCCCGGCATCCTCGATATCGCCGCCTATGTGCCGGGCAAGGAGCATGCGCCGGGCGTTGCGCGCGTGTTCAAGCTTTCCTCGAACGAGACGCCGCTTGGTGCCAGCCCGAAGGCCATCGAAGCCTTCCGCGGCGCTGCCGGCAATCTCGAGCGCTATCCGGACGGTCAGGCCAAGGAATTGCGCCAGGCGATTGCCGATGTGCATGGGCTGAATGTGGCCAATATCCTCTGCGGCGCCGGCTCGGACGAGTTGCTTGGCCTGCTCTGCCACACCTATCTCGGCACCGGTGACGAAGGCATCATCACCGAGCACGGCTTCCTGGTTTACAAGATCCAGATCATGGCCGCCGGCGCGACGCCGGTCACGGTCAAGGAAAAGGATTGCACCGTCGATGTCGACGCGATCCTGGCGGCCGTCACGGAGAAGACCAAGATGGTCTTCATTGCCAATCCGGCCAATCCCACTGGAACCTATGTTCCTGTCAGCGAGATCCGCCGCCTGCAGGCGAGCCTGCCGAAGCACGTCATCCTCATCCTCGACGCGGCCTATGCCGAATATGTCCGGCGCAACGATTACGAAGCCGGTCTTGAACTCGTTTCGGCCAATCAGAACGTCGTCATGACCCGTACTTTCTCCAAGGTTTACGGCCTGGCAGCCCTTCGTATCGGCTGGATGTACGCCCCGGTCGATATCGTCGATGCGATCAACCGCGTGCGCGCTCCGTTCAACCTGAACGGCGCAGCCATTGCCGCCGGAGCGGCTGCCATTCGCGATCACGCTTTCACGGAAAGGGCGGTCGCGCATAATACACTCTGGATCGAGAAGATGACGGCTGCGCTCGAAGCCTTGGGTCTCAGGGTGACGCCGTCGGTTGCGAATTTCGTGCTGATCCACTTCCCCGACAGCGACGGCAAGCGCGCTTCGGAAGCGGACGATTTCCTCACGAGCCGCGGCTATATCCTGCGCGCCGTCCGCGCTTACGGCTTCCCGAATTCGCTGCGCCTGAGCATCGGCACCGAAGAGGCCAATCTCGGCGTCATCGACGCTCTGGCCGAATTTATGGGACGCAAGGCATGA
- a CDS encoding class I SAM-dependent methyltransferase, translating into MKSNARLITFVSMHADIVDLRQFYHSELGRLAEQSIAMALSSIWARMPEERLVGLGYAVPYLDRFRADTERTFAFMPAGQGAVNWPMGSASATALIFDEELPLPDSSIDRVLMVHSLEFAESPRETLKELWRVLAPGGRLVIVVPNRTGVWARMEHTPFGSGRPYSRGQLTSLLRETNFTPGATAEALFFPPSKLRTVLRLRRAFERVGRTLWPAFSGVIIVEAQKRLYQGLPVAVRASRRVFVPVLAPRGIPTTRDGA; encoded by the coding sequence TTGAAGTCCAACGCTCGGCTGATAACATTTGTTTCGATGCACGCCGATATTGTCGATCTCCGCCAGTTTTATCATTCCGAGCTCGGTCGCTTGGCGGAGCAGTCGATCGCCATGGCGCTGTCCTCCATCTGGGCGCGGATGCCCGAGGAGCGGCTTGTCGGCCTCGGCTATGCCGTGCCCTATCTCGATCGTTTCCGTGCCGACACCGAGCGTACCTTCGCCTTCATGCCGGCGGGGCAGGGTGCGGTGAACTGGCCGATGGGCTCGGCCTCGGCGACGGCGCTGATCTTCGATGAAGAGTTGCCGCTGCCTGACAGTTCGATCGATCGGGTGCTGATGGTGCATTCACTGGAGTTTGCCGAAAGCCCGCGCGAGACGCTGAAGGAGCTTTGGCGCGTTCTGGCGCCCGGCGGCCGGCTGGTCATCGTCGTGCCGAACCGTACCGGCGTGTGGGCGCGCATGGAGCATACCCCATTTGGCTCCGGCCGGCCCTATTCACGCGGCCAGCTCACCTCGCTGCTGCGCGAAACAAACTTCACGCCCGGTGCTACGGCAGAAGCACTGTTCTTTCCGCCTTCGAAGCTGCGGACCGTACTGCGGCTACGCCGCGCCTTCGAGCGGGTCGGCCGGACCCTGTGGCCCGCCTTTTCCGGCGTCATCATCGTCGAGGCGCAGAAACGGCTCTATCAGGGGCTGCCCGTTGCCGTTCGCGCCTCGCGCCGTGTCTTCGTGCCGGTGCTGGCCCCGCGGGGCATACCGACGACGCGTGATGGCGCGTGA
- the gloB gene encoding hydroxyacylglutathione hydrolase: MKPLELEIFICRSDNYGVLVHDPETGLTASIDAPEADAVLKAADRRGWTISHILTTHHHTDHVEGNLALKEQFGCEIIGPINEAVAIPGLDRAVGDGDTFEFAGHTVNVIETPGHTAGHVCYHFADDKLLFAADTLFALGCGRLFERPATDMWASLQKLAVLPDETAVYFGHEYTLSNARFALTIDPDNERLKARAADIEALRAEGKFTIPTTLALEKETNPFLRAADPAIRRHLLMESRSNEEVFAEIRKRKDNF; this comes from the coding sequence ATGAAACCATTGGAATTAGAGATTTTTATCTGCCGTTCCGACAATTACGGCGTCTTGGTCCATGATCCCGAAACCGGATTGACGGCATCGATCGACGCGCCGGAGGCAGATGCGGTCCTGAAAGCCGCCGATCGGCGCGGCTGGACCATCAGCCATATTCTGACCACGCATCACCATACCGATCACGTCGAGGGCAATCTGGCGCTGAAGGAGCAGTTCGGCTGCGAGATCATCGGTCCGATCAACGAGGCGGTCGCCATTCCCGGCCTCGATCGCGCCGTCGGCGACGGCGATACATTCGAGTTCGCCGGTCATACGGTCAATGTCATCGAAACGCCCGGGCATACTGCCGGCCACGTCTGCTATCACTTCGCCGACGACAAGCTGCTTTTTGCCGCCGACACGCTGTTTGCGCTCGGCTGCGGCCGCCTGTTCGAACGGCCGGCAACGGATATGTGGGCCTCGCTGCAGAAGCTCGCCGTGCTGCCGGACGAAACGGCCGTCTATTTCGGCCATGAATACACGCTCTCCAACGCGCGTTTCGCTCTGACCATCGATCCCGACAATGAGCGGCTGAAGGCGCGCGCCGCCGATATCGAGGCATTGAGAGCGGAAGGTAAGTTCACTATCCCGACGACGCTGGCGCTCGAGAAGGAAACCAATCCGTTCCTGCGCGCCGCCGATCCGGCAATCCGCCGCCATCTGCTGATGGAAAGCCGCAGCAACGAAGAAGTCTTCGCCGAGATCCGCAAGCGCAAGGACAATTTCTGA
- a CDS encoding cupin domain-containing protein, whose product MQAKEIIETLSMQRHPEGGWYVQTFRDENGGTRGHSTAIYYLLEAGERSHWHRVHDAAEVWHYYAGAPLALHRSADGKASEKLVLGMDLAKGERPQAIIPVNWWQSAESLGQFTLVGCTVSPGFEFSSFEMAPPDWKPTSG is encoded by the coding sequence ATGCAGGCAAAAGAGATCATCGAAACGCTTTCCATGCAGCGGCATCCGGAGGGCGGCTGGTACGTGCAGACGTTTCGCGATGAGAACGGCGGCACGAGAGGCCACTCCACCGCCATCTACTATCTGCTGGAGGCGGGCGAGCGCTCGCATTGGCATCGGGTGCACGACGCCGCCGAGGTCTGGCACTACTATGCCGGCGCCCCCCTTGCTTTGCATCGGTCGGCCGACGGCAAGGCGAGTGAAAAACTCGTTCTCGGCATGGATCTGGCAAAGGGGGAGCGCCCGCAGGCGATCATTCCGGTCAACTGGTGGCAATCGGCCGAAAGTCTCGGGCAATTCACGCTCGTCGGCTGCACGGTTTCCCCGGGCTTCGAATTTTCGAGCTTCGAGATGGCACCGCCGGACTGGAAGCCCACCTCAGGCTGA
- a CDS encoding esterase, whose protein sequence is MRLLFPLLVAAGCVMSAPVFALDAPASPPAGQPLKNFVTSVEKDGSITFRLYAPSAKAVSVTLGSRDPIAMQRSDDGTWSAKTEVLKPNLYEYYFNVDGFRSIDTGTNAPKPQRQVNTSVILVPGSILDIRNVPHGDLRLVTLHSKALDSERQMYVYTPPGYTDSSKPLPVLYLYHGFGDTVGSWVLQGRAPQILDNLLAEKKIEPMIVVIPDTETDVPNAIAENFPAADRRANFYPANAEAADRELTEDLIPYMKKHYRVRNETAGRAVAGLSQGGYQALVSGLSHLDTFGWVATFSGVSTTTVPNKTVDAVLNEPEKINKALHNFTVTVGSKDQVVGKDVAGLKATLDAKKIKHEYHEYPDLQHEMDVWRPSLAAFLEKVFKK, encoded by the coding sequence GTGCGTTTGTTGTTTCCTTTGCTCGTCGCAGCAGGCTGCGTCATGAGCGCCCCTGTCTTTGCCCTCGATGCCCCGGCCTCACCGCCGGCCGGCCAGCCGCTCAAAAACTTTGTCACCTCTGTCGAAAAGGATGGCTCGATCACCTTCCGCCTCTATGCGCCTTCGGCAAAGGCGGTTTCCGTCACCTTGGGATCGCGCGATCCCATCGCCATGCAACGCAGCGACGATGGCACATGGAGCGCGAAGACGGAGGTGCTGAAGCCGAATCTCTACGAATATTACTTCAACGTCGACGGCTTCCGCAGCATCGACACGGGCACCAATGCGCCGAAGCCGCAACGGCAGGTCAATACCAGCGTCATCCTGGTGCCCGGCAGCATTCTTGATATCCGCAATGTGCCGCATGGCGATCTGCGGCTGGTGACCCTGCATTCCAAGGCGCTCGATTCGGAACGGCAGATGTATGTCTACACGCCGCCCGGCTATACGGATTCCTCCAAGCCGCTGCCGGTGCTCTACCTCTATCACGGCTTCGGCGATACAGTGGGGTCCTGGGTCCTCCAGGGCCGCGCGCCGCAGATCCTCGACAATCTCCTTGCCGAAAAGAAGATCGAGCCGATGATCGTCGTCATTCCGGATACGGAAACCGATGTGCCGAATGCGATCGCCGAGAATTTTCCGGCCGCCGATCGCCGCGCGAATTTCTATCCCGCGAACGCCGAGGCAGCCGATCGCGAACTGACCGAAGATCTCATCCCATACATGAAGAAGCATTATCGGGTGCGAAACGAGACCGCTGGCCGCGCTGTGGCCGGGCTGTCGCAGGGAGGCTATCAGGCCCTCGTATCCGGTCTTTCACATCTGGATACCTTCGGCTGGGTCGCAACCTTCAGCGGCGTCAGCACGACGACGGTTCCCAACAAGACCGTCGATGCTGTGCTGAATGAGCCGGAGAAGATCAACAAGGCCTTGCACAACTTCACGGTAACGGTCGGCAGCAAGGACCAGGTCGTCGGCAAGGACGTCGCTGGCTTGAAGGCGACGCTCGACGCCAAGAAGATCAAGCACGAATACCATGAATACCCCGACCTTCAGCATGAGATGGATGTCTGGCGGCCATCGCTCGCGGCCTTCCTGGAAAAAGTCTTCAAGAAATAA
- the yddG gene encoding aromatic amino acid exporter YddG has translation MKFRATLTGFSAILMWSFLALLTVASGKMPPFQLLAICFAIGSIPGIIVLLLRPKRLQLLRQPVKVWITGIAGLFGYHFLYFTALRHAPAVEAGLIAYLWPLLIVVGSAMLPGERLRWYHILGALMGLAGTVLIVGRNGFHFEGAYAVGYGAAFLCAFTWSGYSLITRRFEAVSTDVVTIFCLVTSILSLFCHLGLEATIWPESVSQWIAVLGLGLFPVGAAFYAWDYGVKNGDIQILGAASYAAPLLSTLILTLFGFAEPSWGIALACLLVTGGAVLAAHRMILRRDDAMRAQAEAAE, from the coding sequence ATGAAATTTCGCGCGACGTTGACGGGCTTTTCGGCCATTTTGATGTGGTCATTTCTGGCGCTTTTGACCGTCGCCTCCGGCAAGATGCCGCCCTTTCAGCTGCTCGCCATCTGCTTTGCCATCGGTAGCATTCCCGGCATCATCGTTCTTCTGCTGAGGCCAAAGCGGCTGCAACTGCTGCGCCAGCCCGTCAAGGTCTGGATCACAGGCATTGCCGGCTTGTTCGGCTACCACTTTCTCTATTTCACGGCATTGCGTCACGCGCCGGCGGTGGAGGCGGGCCTGATCGCCTATCTCTGGCCATTGCTGATCGTCGTCGGCTCCGCAATGCTGCCAGGTGAGCGGCTGCGCTGGTATCATATTCTCGGTGCCTTGATGGGGCTCGCGGGCACGGTTCTAATCGTTGGCCGCAACGGCTTTCATTTCGAAGGCGCCTATGCCGTCGGCTATGGCGCGGCGTTCCTCTGTGCCTTCACCTGGTCCGGCTATTCCTTGATAACGCGCCGCTTCGAGGCCGTTTCCACCGATGTCGTCACTATCTTCTGTCTTGTGACATCGATTCTCTCCCTTTTCTGCCACCTTGGCCTGGAGGCGACGATCTGGCCTGAGAGCGTGTCTCAATGGATCGCCGTGCTCGGCCTTGGCCTTTTTCCGGTCGGCGCCGCCTTCTATGCCTGGGATTATGGCGTCAAAAACGGCGATATCCAGATCCTCGGCGCGGCAAGCTATGCTGCACCACTGCTTTCGACGCTGATCCTGACGCTGTTCGGTTTTGCCGAGCCGAGCTGGGGTATTGCGCTTGCCTGCCTGCTCGTGACGGGAGGGGCGGTGCTGGCCGCCCATCGCATGATCCTGCGCCGGGACGATGCCATGCGGGCGCAGGCGGAAGCGGCGGAATAG
- a CDS encoding DUF3108 domain-containing protein, which produces MVQIRKWLIISAIVASMPSMALADVLQHETRYRVSLAGLPIARADFKTEVTGKQFTIRGDITSAGLADLVTSIDARTDVTGVVNDSKLQATHYTLFYKSGKRERTYDVAYTNGNVTSNTITPEPKRPDTWVPITESDLKSVLDPISGMIFPITPSLNLCNQTLAVFDGEMRMDLKLSPKGSHPFSTEGFKGKTIACGVRFTPKSGYKSTRKDYLYLAKSDNMEIWFAKADTMNVYAPVYVRIPTQYGTVTITAVKYGG; this is translated from the coding sequence ATGGTTCAAATTCGGAAGTGGCTTATCATTTCAGCGATCGTCGCGTCGATGCCGTCGATGGCATTGGCCGACGTGCTGCAGCATGAAACGCGCTATCGCGTTTCGCTGGCAGGGCTGCCGATCGCCAGGGCGGATTTCAAGACCGAGGTCACCGGCAAGCAGTTCACCATTCGCGGCGATATCACCTCCGCGGGCCTTGCCGATCTTGTCACCTCCATCGATGCCAGGACGGATGTGACCGGCGTCGTCAACGACAGCAAGCTGCAAGCGACGCATTACACGCTCTTCTACAAAAGTGGCAAGAGAGAGCGCACCTATGATGTCGCCTATACCAACGGCAATGTGACGTCGAATACGATCACGCCCGAGCCGAAGCGTCCGGACACCTGGGTCCCCATCACGGAAAGCGATTTGAAGTCGGTGCTCGATCCGATATCGGGCATGATCTTCCCGATCACGCCCAGCCTCAACCTCTGCAACCAGACGCTGGCTGTCTTCGATGGCGAGATGCGCATGGATCTGAAGCTGTCGCCGAAGGGATCGCATCCCTTCTCGACGGAGGGTTTCAAGGGCAAAACCATCGCCTGCGGCGTGCGCTTCACGCCGAAGAGCGGCTATAAGAGCACCCGCAAGGATTATCTCTACCTGGCCAAGAGTGACAATATGGAAATCTGGTTTGCCAAGGCGGATACCATGAATGTCTATGCCCCGGTCTACGTCCGGATTCCGACGCAATACGGGACAGTGACGATCACGGCCGTAAAATACGGTGGCTAG
- the rpmB gene encoding 50S ribosomal protein L28, which translates to MSRMCELTGKAVLVGNNVSHANNKTKRRFLPNLCQVTLISDVLGQRYRLRVSAAALRSVEHRGGLDAFLLKASENELSMRARLLRRQIVKKSAEAAVAA; encoded by the coding sequence ATGTCCCGCATGTGCGAATTGACCGGCAAGGCCGTCCTCGTGGGCAACAACGTTAGCCACGCCAACAACAAGACCAAGCGTCGGTTCCTGCCGAACCTCTGCCAGGTCACGCTGATTTCCGACGTTCTCGGCCAGCGCTACCGCCTGCGCGTTTCCGCTGCAGCGCTGCGTTCGGTCGAGCATCGCGGTGGTCTGGACGCTTTCCTCCTGAAGGCAAGCGAAAACGAACTCAGCATGCGCGCTCGCCTGCTGCGTCGCCAGATCGTCAAGAAGTCCGCTGAAGCTGCCGTTGCTGCCTAA